Below is a genomic region from Kryptolebias marmoratus isolate JLee-2015 linkage group LG12, ASM164957v2, whole genome shotgun sequence.
CAGTGCAGGTGTAGGTTCCTGGGAGCAGTGCGGAGGACGTAATAACTGCTTCCTCCTTCATTTTCTCCTGTATAGGATGGGAGGATTGCCAGCTGTATACTGGTTTGGGGTTTCctgcagctgtgcagtttaaggTGGCTTCCTCTCCAGATATTATTTCTAAAACCTCTGTGTCAGGACTCAAGAATGTTGGAGGAcctggagaggaaaaaaaaacaaaaaaacaaaaccagatatTATTCATTCATgcatgaaaagtgtttttaaagtgaaaacagctTTGTAACTTACAGTACACAGACGCAGTGAGAGGCTCTGAGGCCACAGTGGGAGGTGGCTGTGGTCCCTCTGGTCCGAGCTCCAGCTCTGCTACACACTTATACTCAGCGTCATTCTCGGCTTTGGTTGGTGTGATGACAAGAGTGGAGGACACTTGGACAGGCGAGGAAGATGTGAGGTCGGAGAAGGAGTGTTTGTAAACCTCAGTCGGCCCTCTGTACCACCTCAGGGTGAGAAACTGAACAGGAGCAATATTCTGAACCTCACAGAGCAGCTGATACTCTTTCCCCTCCACCATGGGGCCTGTGTGGTTCACCAGCGTGATGGAAACACTGTCTGGGGTTTCTgaataaagagtaaaaatgaGGTGTTCAGGTCAGTGGAACAACCTCACGACTTTCTTAGAGTCGGGGTTgtaaaaagcacatttcagcCCAGAGCTGACTCACTGTAAAGGACGAGGTTGAGTTTCTCCTCACACTGTCTCGGAGCTGTGAAAAACACCCCGTAGCAGATGGGCTCCTCAATCCAGTCGATAAGACTGTCCACTTTCCACTGGACGGAGCGGGCTTCATGTGTCTGAGGAACACCGAGGGCTGAGTCCCAGCCCAGGACACGGACCGGCCGTGTAGCTTCACAGCTGACCGACACCGACTCCCCGAAGCCCACCACCACCCTGGAGGGCTTGAGGATCAGGGAGCAATCTTCACCTGACACTGAGGCACAGAGCAGCAGTCATCAGCACCACCTTTCACTTTTATATTCACTCCACAGAAGTGAAACTGAACGTGTGACTTTAGTTGCAGCAAACAGAAGTCAATCAATAATAGAAATCaggataaaaatgtaaatatttcagtttttccagGATAGAGTAGATTTAACTGTGTTCAAACACCCACTTTTATATTATCCTgattttaaatgcacaaaatacTAATTAGTCTGCTTGATTTCTGCAAGGACAACACTAAAGTTGCTGCTCTGATCCTACTTATCATTTCCCTAATCTCCCAGCTTGACCTTTTTCATCAATAATCATTcttacatttaaacatttctggATCATCCACCATCTACAACTCAAAGAAGCAAGAGAAAACACGTCGCCTAAAACTTCTTACCTGAACAAAACGTGCAAAACATGACAATCCAAGTCAGAAAGTTGTTTCCcatggtattttatttttgcactgaGCCGTCGCAAACGAGAAAATTCCAACTTGAACAACCTTGGCAACTCTGCAGGGAACTATGTTGGAACAAAACAGGGCTCCCTCCCAGCTAACTCCAGGGACAAGAGGAGGGGGCAAAGAGGGAAATTTAACAAAGCCCCTTGCTTCGCACTGCAGAGATTTttcaacagaaaattaaaagcaagcCAAAGCCACTGCATATTTTAATCAGaaatacacatttacacaaatccATGAGGAAAATCTGTAATTAAACGATCATTTCCTCTCTAACTTCAGCGCAATTAAACTGTCTCTGAACAGGGAGATGAAACCACATGAATCTGAAGTGATCAGTAACAGTCAGTCCTCAGATGTTctcgttttattttgtcaaactgCGGGCGTGCGGAGAAGTGCGTTCTTAGCCTGTCTCGCACGCCTGTTCCGTACTGCCTCCAGCCTGCGTGCTGTGCTGAATCCCTGAATCCCAGCGGGCCGGAGTGTTGGACATGTGCAGCCCGCAGCTTGTAGGACTCACACTGTGACCGGAATGCTACGCAGCATATCACCTCGGACCACAACTGTCGCGCAAGAGGACAGGAAATcggatgcctttttttttggtgtatttaTGGAAGAGGACAGCTGGGGATATCAGCCCTCACGTTCTCACTTTACTTGCAGCTTTAAATATGCCTCAACaagttttctgcaaaaaaaacatgtctatAGTAAAACCTTAATCTTTTCCCTCAATGACTAACTGATTAAATGAGCCATTTTCCATCTGTCAGGTTGTCTTGGCAACACAGGCAAAGCATAAACAAACAGTTGGCCTACTTTTTGATAAAGATCTGCTGGAAATCAAAGGGACAACTGATGAACGAGCcgattttagaaaataaaaacagctttattttggCAACTTAAAGCAGGTTAGCATATACTCTTCTTTACGTCCCCTTTGTCAGGGTCTAATTAGTATGGATGTCTCAGACTGTATAATGTAGGTCACTGTGAAAGAGGCGGAGGAAGAGGTCCAACAAATTCACAAAAGGTGGCAAAGAAACCCAGACACGGGTTTGACTTGGCCCCAATCAGTATTCTGCCAGGGAAGGTGGCTGCACAAAATACATCCATCTTTGGACGTTATAGTCCATTTAAAATGACCCAAAGTGTATCTAAttcaacacatttcattttgacACATTTCACTGATGCATCAAGAATCTGTTACAAAAGGCTCATAAAAGCAACTGTTTCATTGTTAGAAATAAGGCACAGAAATAACCGGCTTCGTCTACTCAGTGCattcaaaaatgaaaacattcaaaaggCACATCactgcataaaaataaacaatttggCATCATTACATGATTTATAAACAcaccaaaatgaacaaaaaagtaCCGACAGTTGTATTCTGAGTAATCGTTACCAtagataaaaacacattcaaatgtggcttttaaaaagggcaaatttgtaatttaaagccctgaaaaaagaaaagaggaccATTATTTTCATCAGGAACAGAAAGCTGCTAAAAATGCTACAAGAAGCCAAAAGTCAACCTGAAGTTTCCAGAAACTCTGCCACAAAAAGCACCAAGACCAGATGGGCTGAACTCAGACGTTTTCCTGCTTCCCATTCTTTGGTATCAGTCTTAGAAGGCAACATTTTCCTGGGGAGGACCACCGATGGAAGCTAACAAAACAGTAAGGGCAAAGGTGTGTCTGAGTCAGAGATTGGTTTTTAAGCCCACAACAGAAGACATCGCTGATGGAGAAGCCTCAGCATGATGTCTGCTTAATACTGGCACACTGGAATAAGGAGACAATATAAAGTATATATatgaagtaataaaaaaacatgaaaacaatgtttgtgaggatttctacaaaaataaaacgaaGTTTCTCCTAACAACCCCACTGTGTTCCCCTTCAAGTTTACTCCTCATTCTAAATATATCTGATCCTTAGAAGCTAAAACAGGAGGTTTACCAAAGGTGTACGAACCGAAGAATTGTTAAAAGACACGTTTAAACGctcagaggagctgctgagaACAGTGTCAGTGTCTCTGAGGTTAACACTGACATGATggagtgtgtttgtttcagtaacCAGCCTGGAGTCagcttttacacaaacacaactgtCCACGCCAAAAATAACAACGAGGGAAGTCAGGGCCACTTTAACACAGCAGCTGTATGAAATCAGAAATAACTCTGTAGTCAGTCAGCTGGAACATGATTCACCTGAAGTTtgattcaaacagaaacaaaaagtagctGAGGAGAGAAGTTCCCCTCCCCCAAAAAATCCCAACAAACAATAGTTCATACAAAAAACAGCACGAACACCTTAAACCAGGTCAGTAATGCTTCCACAGTGCGGTCTGCTTTTTAACGTTACCCCAACAGAGCACAGAGCTGGAGGATACAACTGTGCATTTTAACTTTTGCACCAGCGAACCACGAACAGACAAACGCCAGCAGAGCTCTCATGAACTCATGAAGCCACTTAACTGCTGCTTCAGAAACACTCAAATAATGAAGCTACCGTTTTTCTTAGTAAAGCCATGCGTCattaaattaccaaaaaaaaaacccaaaaaacctCATAAAATTCCTGAATTTCCTTTGGGGAAAGAAAACGTTCCGTTCGGCGTGACGAACACGAGCCCAGCGACCAGGAGCACGGCCCCCAGGCAGACGAATCCTCCCAGTATGGCTGCAAAGGCGGTTCGATTCCCTGTGGGAGACGGAAACTTTGGTtacattcagctcattctgcCACAACAGCCATTAAAATGCcaggaaacagcagaaagaaattaCAAACGGAAACGGGGAAGAGAAATGTAGGAAGTCCAGCGGGAACAGATTACCTGAAGCTACATTGACGGTGAAATATTTGGTTTTTTGGTCGAGCGGGCTGGAGGCGGTGCAGCTGTAGATCCCTGACGATGCAAACTCTGGGGTTAAAATGGATTCGTTCTTGTTTAGCTGCTTCATCTTCTCATATGTGAACTGTGCAAAATGCCAGGTGTAGGTCGGACTTGGGTTTCCAGCAGCCGTGCAGTTTAAGGTTATTTTTGCATCAGAGGTAACTTCCAGGGTCTCATTTCCAGGCTGAATGAAGGTCGGAGGGTCTGGAAATCAACATAAAGAGAATATAATATTCTCAGTCGTCCAGGGCAtgtaaatccaaaaaacaaggttaaaaacaaaaaaaactgaacaatgagagttgagaaagctcctcggatgagaagcgaaacgtcttcagctacagattAGAAGTtcagttgcttttgtttttaaatttttttgaataaagacaagaaaaaaaaatacagattcaaatgcagtttttaaggttcaaatgaaacaacaacTCACATATTACTGTTAATTTCTGTGATGCTGACCGAACTGGAGGAGGACTTCGTCCGTCTGAGCTCAGGTTCAGCTTCGCTTCACACCGGATCTCACTTCCATCATCGTCTCTGTCGGCTTCCAGTTCCACCAGCAATGACACGTTCTTtggaggcagagaagaagctTCCTTTTCAGATTCTGATTCCTTTTCAGATAACTTCTTTCCCCCTTTGTACCAGACCACAGACAGACTTTCAGCTGGCGCAACTTCGTCAACATCACACTGTAAGGAGTACAGCCGACCCTCAGACACGGGCCCCCAGTGGCTCTGGTTGAGATGCACACGGGTTGGGATTTCTTCAGCAAAAAGGAATAGAAATGAAGGAAACAGCAGGTTagaacaataacaataataattaatggGAAAAAACACATATGGTTTGCTTGAAACTGTCATATAAAAATGTTCTTACGGTAAACGGTGATCTGTAgggttttgagtttttgtggCGCGTTATCAGTAAAAGTGATATAACACATTGGTGCCGGGTCCCAGACTTCCACTTTGATAACATTCAAAGGTAGagaagagacattttttttcagcccTCCTTTGATAAGTGGAGTCTCCCAACCCATTCCGACCACATTGTTGCAAGACGATGAGCTGCAGTTGGCAACAAAAGGACTTCCAAACTCCACCACGATCCTTGGAGGACTGAAGGTCATTTCACAAGCACTCGCAGGATTTCCTGAAGGCACACAGGAAACATTTTCTTCACTAAAACTTACAGTGCAAGAACATGacatttcatcttttaaacGTGACGATCGGAACGGATTTGAGAAAGACAGGTTCTGGTTTTATGATCACAGTGTtgtcctgtttatagtttcttctgaatgtttttggacTCAAACTGCCTCCACACACTTTGTGCCGGTTTACCCGTTCATGTATCACAACGCTTGGCTCAATCAGTAACAACATCATGTGACTTTGACTGCTTCTAACTTTtagaattattttctttttttatttttacaaaaaaaactgttcaaaaagcactgttctctgaaatctgcttcagcgtacttgttctgtttttgtcttctgatgCTCCCGTTAACCTTTAGTTACTGCTTTGCTCATTTGAGCTTTCAGCTACCGTTTTGCTGATTTCACCCACTCTTTTGCTTGCTTTTACTTTAACAATTAGGTTTGCAATTAATTCTTCTCAGATGTTAGCAGCTGTTCAGCGCTCACACCGAAtcatcacagaaaatgcagtttctccagTTGCAACATAAAAATCTCAATCTCAAATTCCCAAATCACGTGTTTCACATAAATAATGTTATTGTTTACCCTTCAAATCTCTGTTTGCGTGGTGCAAGGCAGCTGCTGAACAACAGTGAATAACAAATGCAAACTCTGCATCTGGAAAGGCCAGCACCTTCTTTAGGCCTGACTTATGGTTTGAGACGAGGAGGAAACTGTCTTGTGGTCTGAAGATAAATATAGTCAGCGGTCATCTAATACTAGTGCAATCTTTgcttattttagataaataataaaggtaaataataCCAACTGATTCTGTACGTCTCACAAGAGCACGGCTCTGTGGTGAAAGCTGCAACCCAGACCTGAAAGCATTAAAACTTTGGattaatatgaaacaaaaacaacaaaacaaaactaaaagtgttGAGCTGCTGAAATACAACACCAACTGAAAACTGAGCATTTCACTTTCAGAACTTCAGCCTCCGAGAGCCTCAGCTTTTTACAGGTCCTAACTCGATTCCTTGTCCTGActcactgaaggaatgcatatcgctcgccTCCTTTCAGGCTGGAGTTTTACACTGAGAAATGACCGAATCACAACCATTATGAGGTTCTCTAAGGTCAAGTTTTCTGTGGCGGCTGTCTTAAAGGTGGTCATCCAATAAACATTTCCTGCAAGGTTCAGTAAAAAAACTGTCCAGAggtgtgtgatttattttgataacCTTTAACAAAGAGATCATGCAAGCTGTTGGCACTAGGAACGTGTTGGGGAtcagactcagctactaccacactaaatctgAGCTCAGCACCCGTAAAAATGGCggacttctgtttttgttgttgttgtttgtttgtttgttttttaatgtcagctggttgtggcggccatctggAACCGATTgtctccaaaagaaaaaaaaagtggaggtGTTTCTAAtgagtactttctgaaagtttagttaaaattaGTCCAGCGCTTCGTGAGAAATGTagctaacaaacagagaaacGCACGGCGGGCGATAACAAACACCCGAGCTGTCGGCAGGGGAATCCTGCTTTTTGCACGTCGCCCTGTTACAATGtgcacatttcagcaaaaaaaactcGTATAATTTTACTGCAGGGACGTTGCAAGCAAGTTTCGAATTAATCCCAAACCCAGAgcaaagtttgaaacatttaatggttgacataataaattattattaataaaaaaaagaagtctttatGTTAAGGAGTGAAATGGGCGTAGGCTCTCCCCATAAAGCTGCACGGAGACTCAACATGTTCTTATTTATGCAGGACCATGAAAGGAGAAGGAAAGAAACATTTACCTGAGAGCGGAATGATGACGAACACGAAGAACCACATGGTGGTTTCTCCGAAAGAGGAAACAGACATTAgttactgaaaagaaaagacgTCCTCTCGGATCCGGGGCAGCAGGGAGGTCGCTTCCTTCTACTCTGAGGTACAAAATCAGAAGTCGCGCGACTCGCGAGCCCGGATTCGAAACCGAAAAAAAAACCCGTTGCGTTCGCGTGCATCACGTAAACCGCCTCCGGCTCCATTCAGAACCTGCTTTTCTGCTGCGTTCAAGTCcacatgaaaaaacaatacTCTCTATATTAAAAGGtccaaattaatttaaaaaaatgagaacagtATTAACGCAGGAGACTTTAAAGCCATGGTTGGTGCATTTAGAACCAAATggctaaaaacatttattgtacaATCAAATCCAATGTGGTTTCATATCTCTGCTTCCATTTTTAAGCAGCTGGGAGGATTTGAATTCTCTGCCAAGTGTGACTTTGAAATTGGTAAGTTTCCAGTAAAACCATAGCAAGTTCTTCAGTTCTGAAAAAATGATGTTTCAACacaatttatcatttaaaaacaataaataagatTCATCCCGTTGCCATGTTTGTTGAAAGATGATTTAAACTTGTTGGTCTGTGAGTCAGAAGATGAATCCCTggaggatttctgttttttttcttgtcaataCTCACAAAGTTTTAAGACAGGCATTAAAAACTGGAATAATCTGAAACTTAACATTCCTTCTTTTCATGTTgatgccattttattttatgtggaTAATTTGCACCAGATCTGTAAAAacatattgttttatgtttctcatTATATGGCCTCGCTCCTCTGTTCAGTATAcgtatttttgcattttttttctttattttgcaccCCCTATCTTGTAATTTGTAGCTATGATACCCTTCACAAGAGTTTGTCTTGTTAtactgttctgtgttttatgtgaacaaaaaataaataaataaaaagccacaTGTGGAAAATTCCTAACTTTCCCAAAGTGAGTGGCCGCCCTTCAGTTGCACTTTTTCTGAATCGCCTTGAAAGGCATTCAGCTCCTGAACATCATTGTTTTAAGAAGTTTCTCAAGGTTTTCACAGATTTGTTCTTGATTGTAttcttagattttatttttgtgactcCCCTTACTTCCTTAAAATAATAGGAAATTAGAGTGAGTAACTTTCAGGCCAAATATAA
It encodes:
- the LOC108243672 gene encoding intercellular adhesion molecule 1-like codes for the protein MGNNFLTWIVMFCTFCSVSGEDCSLILKPSRVVVGFGESVSVSCEATRPVRVLGWDSALGVPQTHEARSVQWKVDSLIDWIEEPICYGVFFTAPRQCEEKLNLVLYKTPDSVSITLVNHTGPMVEGKEYQLLCEVQNIAPVQFLTLRWYRGPTEVYKHSFSDLTSSSPVQVSSTLVITPTKAENDAEYKCVAELELGPEGPQPPPTVASEPLTASVYCPPTFLSPDTEVLEIISGEEATLNCTAAGNPKPVYSWQSSHPIQEKMKEEAVITSSALLPGTYTCTASNMLEKKSKQFIVKAKTKGV
- the LOC108243671 gene encoding cell adhesion molecule 3, producing the protein MSVSSFGETTMWFFVFVIIPLSGNPASACEMTFSPPRIVVEFGSPFVANCSSSSCNNVVGMGWETPLIKGGLKKNVSSLPLNVIKVEVWDPAPMCYITFTDNAPQKLKTLQITVYQIPTRVHLNQSHWGPVSEGRLYSLQCDVDEVAPAESLSVVWYKGGKKLSEKESESEKEASSLPPKNVSLLVELEADRDDDGSEIRCEAKLNLSSDGRSPPPVRSASQKLTVIYPPTFIQPGNETLEVTSDAKITLNCTAAGNPSPTYTWHFAQFTYEKMKQLNKNESILTPEFASSGIYSCTASSPLDQKTKYFTVNVASGNRTAFAAILGGFVCLGAVLLVAGLVFVTPNGTFSFPKGNSGIL